A segment of the Labrus mixtus chromosome 15, fLabMix1.1, whole genome shotgun sequence genome:
CAAGCTGAGGGATCAAATGGTGTGTAAACAGGCTCTCTGTCAGCTAAAGCTCGCCTCCCCCTCCCACCCTCCTGTGTCGATGGGAACGCGTGCGTATTCACGTGgggatgtttttaaaaagccatgGGGAGGATGGTCAGTATCACTCCACTGTTAAATGCTCGCTGGCCcgtttttctgtctctgctatTTGTAGACCCCCGCTCAGAAATAGTCGATTAAGAAGTCGCTGACCCAGTGGTACCCAGCAGATCAAGGGGCTAAAGCTGTAAACAGACTGGTGGCGGTGGCGGTTGTGGAAGGGTCCGGGCAGGAAACACACATCAGTGACACACATGCCTGCATGGTCACCCCTCCCAGATTCCAAAACATAATTTGTAGGTCACTGAtgatgaaatgcttttttttatttttgacattatATTTTGTTTGACTTCGGGGAGCTAATCGAATTCACTGATAGGAGGTCAACCTTGAGGAACGATTGGTCATCGTCACGGGGACGCTGACGTCAGCAAATAATCTCATTTCACGTTCAATATGAAATATCCCCAAAACTGGAGAGGCGACCaccacacacggccgttttggacgcccctcggtttgccagatatgagagcagttatcaggtcaaaccaacaggtgttgcagcgatagGAAGGAGTGTGGCTCTCTTTATTTACCCGCCGTTGTTCAGGTGGAGATGTGGCTCGGTTTGATTGGTTTGCATCACTTTTGTTGTACTTCATGTTTTGTGTCGGACCCCCTCCACAACGTGTATCCATCTCAAGGGGTTTGCCAtcaaaaaatgtacaattttaAAATATCCAGTATGTTTtctcatgaagggaaaaaacaactttatctGAACTCACTGTGCTGTGAAAGGTGACGTTCACTAtacgaggaggggggggggggggggattggatTCTTATTTGGTCTATTGAAGAGGACAGGAAATTGCTGAATGTGTCCCACTTATCTGGGCCGAGTCAGTGACGTACGACCCAAACGCTTCAACCGCCAGACTCAAGGCTACAACCTGCGTttgttagatttatttttttattatctgcaGAAGAAGCTCAGAAGCTGCGTAATGGGGTCACTAGATGATGCACAGAGTTTAGAATTCAAGACAAATCAAACCGAATTGAGGTCACTGATTTCTGCTCAGGCGCACACAGATGTGTTATAACCTCGTGAAGccgtgaaggttttttttttttttttttaaatggagcttgtttgtttttagctccGCAGGATTAGAGGACAATACAGTGGCCTGATTTCTAAAGAATATGGTGGGAGGGGTCAGTGAGTGAGAGGAAGAACCCATTTAATTTGGTGACTGGTCTGAAACCACCTGATGAACAAACAATCAAAGTAAAACTATCTTTTGTGTGGAGGATGGGGGgcctctttaaataaatatatgcacaaaacagcaacacagaAGGAAGGACTTAAAAACTGAGATACTGTCATTAGTGGCAGCTCAGCATGCAGCCCCTCCAGATTCCTGAATTTAGATTAAAATGATCACATCTTTCCCCCCACATGGTCCATTTCTACCAGGCTTGTAATTCCAAATGATTGACATTGGGGGAGCTGATCCTTGAAAGAAAACTGCAATCTTAAATCATTAGAAAGTCACTGGACCTGTTCCCATATATAGACTCACAGTTCACATGTCTGCAGCTCTAATAACCCTCCCAGGCTCAGACATCGACACTAAAAACCTGCCCAGCTGTCCTGACATCTGCAGGTCTATATGGCACACCATCATCCAATTACAACCGTTATTTTTAATCTGCAAATTTACGGACCTTCAACGTCCAGCTGGATGGTTCATCTGCGATTTAGACCGAGAGAGATTATCCCGCCCCCGTTTTTGTGAATGGGCGACTTAACAGCGAGGTATTCCTGTAACGCCAGCCCTCGGCGAGATTACTGTCATGTCAAGCTAGTTGGCGTTTCTTTTTTGCTCATTTATCCTCATCATGGTGTCCTGACACAGCGGACATGTGGCTGCGGGAGCTGGGGATTTGAACCCTCACCACAGGGGGCGATGACAAATCACAAATGTTGGCTGCCAAAGGTCTCCTCTTTTATAAACTGAGCCGAATGGTTTTCATGCCGATTTGTTTTCTCCTAGATCTGAGTTAGGACACACactgcttcctgtttttctatatttatatattatgaAGCACAACCGCTGATTTTAAttgggaaaaaacattttttgttttgcgtACTTTTCTGACCTTTTCCAGCCCGtgaacgtttttttattttccattttttgtgGATTTTCTTGCACTAATTGAGGCGttttatcaacattttctgTAGATACGGGGGTTCAGTTTGTCTGGATCTGATCCCATTGGATGAATAACACACCAACTAGCCTgtcaaaaaaaactaaagaaacacaactttgTCATGTCAGATTGAACGAACTCCATGTAGAGGATGAAAAATATGGAGCGTCAGAATATGTAGACATTTGAATGAGTGGAGGGAGTCCGAGCCAGTGAAGACACAGCAGACAAAGAAGCATGTCACCGTGGTGATAAACAACACAGGAGAAGTTCTCCGTAAAGAGACTGAGCTctggagcaaaaaaaacattaaaaagacaggGCTAATCaattttgggggtttttttctgtctagGGGAAAATGTGAGAATGGTCTCTGGAGCAGATGTAGGTTAGTGTGCCATTGCATGAAACTTGTGTTATGTGATCGTGACCTACTTGTGAGGAGGCTTTTTCCTGCTTGGCCTTGTTAACCAGCGAACACCAATGAGAACACCACACAGTACATCTGTGTACATCGCACAGCAGCATCAGATTATTATTCTTTGGTTACCGAGGTTCTCTACAAATCATGTCATGTACAAAAAGAATGAAGTCAGAGAAGAAGTCTACAGGCGTAGAAAACGATTATGAATGTAGGATTCACACAAATAAACTACAAATCGATGAAGAGGACTCATTCAAAAGAACTTTGAGCAGATCAGTCCTTTGGGATTGAAGGTTTCGTTGGATGTGGGACTTTAAACTGCCGTttaaagactgaaataaatTCTACTTCCTCtaaatgaccaaaaaaacaaacaaaaaccttcaGCAAAAAGACTGATTGCTGCTTTATAATTATCTTAAACGTCTGTTTCCGCTGACACTGAGTTGGTGTTGGACTGAGCGATTAACGGGACGATGCGGAAAGACACTTAATTTCTACCAGcgatacttttttaaaaatatattttttgcctttagaTAGGACAATcacaagacacacaaaaacaaaacagagatgaGAAACTAGGGGTGCATAAATATACCGATTAAAACATCGGTTTTGGCCAAAATCTGCCCTGTTGACAGAaatcggctgtggctcagtggttcagtcggttgtctctcaaccagaaggtcaggggtttgatccccagctcctgcagccacatatctGCTgtctccttgggcaagacacttcattgctgctgctgcttaagTCAAGGTATATAaacgtgtatgaatggatgagttattactgatggtcactttgcaAAAGGTGTAAAAGCTATTCAATCTCAGGTCCATTTGGGCCATTGCACACATTGCAACCTCAACAGAACATGGCATCACACTGAACACCCACCTCGACGGAGggacagagcactgaggtgcagaagGGCTCGCCTTGGGAAAAGCATGATCCCTGCTGTCATGGCGGCCCTGAACAAAAAtcctcgctgaacaggccagagtgTGAACTCTTGATTCTTGTTTGAGTTGTGTATGTGCTTCTTTGGTGGGAATTGTCTGTTTGGACAGAGACAATGCGGTGAAGAGGAAATTCCTCATAGGGACAATAAAGTCCAAAGTCTTACCGGTGTCAGTAGCTGATGTgtatttagtttcttttttagTTTGTCAGCGAGCATATTCACAATCTACATGAGTCTCAATTAGTGAGAGGAGATTCACCTCTTGACTCCTTGTTAAGATCACTACAACGTGTAAAGCTCACTATTgatgagttgttttggtttttaaaagctGGCATTTAACTTttgttgtgattgtgtgtgtgtgtgtgtgtgtgtgtgtgtgtgtgtgtgtgtgtgtttgagagcgTGCACGCTGCGCAGCCAGCAATGAGGTTACCCAGCTTAGggattgtgtttgtgcaaaagTCAGAGTGTCTCTATACTCACAGATCTAGGCCAGAGCGGTTATATAAGGCCTGATGTATGACAAAGCAAccaacacacactaacacacacacgcacacaaacaagcaagagcaacacacagacacaaacacataaaagcgTTCAGAGGCTCGAAGATGTGGAAGCACGCACTGATGCTCGCACAAGAAAACTTACATGAATGCACGTGGACTGACATGCTCATCCCCTGCACGTAGGGctcacgtgcacacacacacacacacacacacacacacacacacacacacacacacaccaggtgaTAGCACGTCACCCAGAATGATTGGTGGAGCATCTCTTGACTTTATTTCAGCGCTCTTTGTCCGCTGAGGTAGAAGAAGGaggtcagcccccccccccaaaaaatgagAGTAAGACTGCACCTCGCTTTCTGTCCGGATCCAGGTGTTGATGACGTCGGTGGAAATGAAAACACGGCGTCACTGACCTTCTCTTAACATCTTAACATTGAGATCGTTTTCATTTGCGCTTCAAAGGGCCGATTGTGGATTTTTAACACTTGCAGgcaaaaaacatgtaatttgtattctcatatttttttaataattgagTCTCGTATTTGATTTTCTGAATGACCTACAGGTACAGGAGTGTTGGATTTGTTCCGGCAGTTCGTCTTGAAATTGGCTGTAATGGCCACCCCCTACACATCGGAGGAAATTGCAGCCAATTTAAGTCTTTCCAACTAAAAAGGGTCTTCTTTTGTCACTGAAAGATTGTTGTTCCGAGTGTCTCCCAGCGTAACAGAAAGGACACTTTGCTAGAGAGTCAAATGCATTTCTAACCAGAAACAGCGGGAAAATCGTTCCCTCCAACGCCTCCATTCTtcattgacaaaaacatgaattttaCAAAGCAGAACATCTTCTGCCCCTGTCGCCTCGATCTGTTGgttggttttttatttttattttggaaaaccAAAGCCACACaagatttgttttaaagatatttttggatgtttttgaagagagagagaggaaacattgggaggagagagcgggggaagACATCAAGGTCGTAATAGAACCCACCTCCACTGCGATGCCTCCGCAGATGGGACGCCAGACTCAACCAACCAGGCCATCCGGCGCCCTAGCCACACAAGATTTGAATCAAAGTGAACAGATTGAGGCAGCAGTAGATCAGCTGATAATATAAACATGTAGCGGATAATATTACTAATTTTCCCAATGGGATcaggtggctttgaagagaccactaagggcgcactcacccatttaaaaataaaataaaaaaagcatgaaagcaATGCAGCCTACAGTGTTTTTTGACCCCAGAAATTCCTTAATTCTGCAGAAAATACCTCCAGTTTTTAAAATTTGGTTCTTGAACTTGCGAAACCTTTAAAACATGTCGGCTTTGAGTTTCCAGGTCGCTTTGAAAgctgttaatgcattttttattgCATGTAAAGGGttagaaaaataattattttctttttgaagttgtgttgttgttgtcggcGGCCAATTTTGTGCAAACCCCTGAATGCCGTAAGCTCATTTCTCTGAATCAAAGGCCACAATTAGAAAGTCTTTCAAAGAAATCCTGACTTGAGCTCCAGTCTGAGCTtctcagaaaaagagagagagagagagagagagagagagagagagagactctccTCCACAGGTTTCACAACTACTGGAGAACTCACACATAAGCATTCACGTGcctgatgagtgtgtgtgtgtgtgtgtgtgtgtgtgtgcacggatTGGGAGCAAACGGAGCTTTGCCTGTGAGCGAGTCGTCCTCTGCTTTAACGATCGGGCTAACAGGGTCAGACAGGAGGGAACAGGATGCAGCAGAACATCGTCTGGCTGCCTGCTCTGGTTGGGATCAGACCCAACACGGTCTACAATAGGCGGTGCTGGAACAGTGGATGCAGCAGagatgcatctttttttcttttaggaaAAGCATTCTTCACACATTAGTAATTACACATAATTGCAAGACTCCTCcctcaaactttcaaacattgGAGCACTTTCTCTGCAGAAAGAGGGGGGTATGATGCTCGCAGTATATTTAACAATTTTAGCTCttccaaagatttttttcatattcattaAACACGACATTAATTAAATTGAAATGatttacaaaagaacacaggaagCTTCAGAGATTCATCTTTAAGAGCTGAAATGTTCTGAGGAGACACCACACAGCAGGGATCATGTGCTCGATGAAAAGTTCCAACAAGTCTTAAGTTTTTTTGTTagctttgttttttacacataaatatactggagacatttctgcatttattttataCTAAAACGGCTATAATGGGATTTTTGTTTTGCCACCTGTGGGCGCCATGAACAGCTCTGAACCTGAACTCAACCCTGACATATTATAACTTTTTACAGGGTGATGTTGGCTACTCTACACGCTCAATAAGATGAATGAATAGTGACCCAGATGCTTCACCTGCAGTCTGAAAATATCTGCTATCTCACATCATACTGGGCTCTTAAACTTACTCAGAGTTCTTTCCACATTCTGCTGCATTCCTGAATCCAAATTTCCAccaacactcactcacacagcaCCTGCCAAGACAGTTTGGCAGCTTTGGGGAGGAAATACATTTAGCCTGCCAtcactgaggtttttttttttttttttttttttttaaccaacatgAAGCAACTTTTTACTCCTTTCACTTCATTTAATCCCAACATGAGATAAAGCTACAGGACTGACAAAGTGTTGCAGAAGTAAGAATATGTGACTTTCAGCAACGTCCATGGTTAGACATGAATACCAAGATTGTCCAAATCAGAGCGGTGCGGTGGTCATTTCTGGATGATGTCGGTCCTGTTCATGCAAAAAGAGGTGGAAACCTACATTTTGGTACCAAAAGGTCGCcgataaatgtttgtttgcaagtaaGACAGCGTGCTGGAGTTGACCTTTTTTTGGACTACCTGCTCTCCTACTTGCCTGTTTAATGAAATGGATGTGCAAaggtttttttctatttcagcaAAATCCAtttctttgtagtttttagCCTTAAACGACTTTCTAAAATCTGTGATTCTGCAACGGAAAAGATGCACAGATGGTCCGACGCTCCCAAGCAGAAACCGTCATTGTCCATTTAGGGGAATGGTTTGATCAGTCTGTCGGTGAAGAGTAAGCAGTAGGTGTTTTTGTGCGTCATTAAAAACCCTTTGGTCCCACTGTCAAGGGGATCAGAACcactacaaaatgaaaaagtctGAAGAGTCTTCCGGTCTGTGCCGGATCAAACCCGCCCACTGtcgttatttttcttttgtttacaaAGGTCATCCGGCTCTTTGTGGGAGCTCCATCCATATTCATTATGATGATTAAAGACTGCTGAAGTGTAGTCAAGGATCGGCTTCTTTCAAACAGGGAAATCTAACCATCTAGCCATCTGTCACTGGAGGGATGATGTTTATTTACTGCCTCGCCTTCTGActcatctttttttgttcttttcaatGCACCAAACACATTCATTAGATTTTCACAAGATGTTTGATTACTTCTTAAGTCGATCAATCCATTAAAGCTTCAAGCATGAGTCTAACGGAGGATGATCAGTTCTGTCAGGAGGGTGAAATGCatcaaaaagcccaaaacacacagagactcttcACCCTTaaaaacccaacacacacacacatccgatGAGGCAAATTTAGGGCACCAAAAAATGTGTCactgctgcagagaggaaggATCTGAGAGTAAAAACCAGAACAAAAGTAGGACAGGAAAGTCTTCTagtcaacattttgtcatgatgTAGCACAAAGAGGGGAAAAATTCAACTTTTCTTTGAGTGTGATGTTTGCAGATCTTAAGTCAAAGTTTGCGTTGGCTCGATGAATCTAGAGTATAATCAAGCGCTGAGGACTGAAtctgctcttctccctctctcttctttcctctccagGTTTCTCCTCCAGTGTTTGGAGGACCTGGACGCCAGCCTACGGAAGCTCAACTCCCGTCTTTTTGTCATCAGAGGCCAACCGGCCAACGTGTTCCCGCGGCTATTTAAGGTCAGCATCGGGCAGGACTGAAACTGGCCGAGCGTTAAcattttgtagctttttttgctgcttttagTTTTTGTAAATAGACTCGAGGGTTAGTTGTCACTTTTTGAAGATGAAACTCAAACTctcgtcttcttctctgtatCAGGAGTGGAAGATCTCGCGGCTGACCTTTGAGTACGACTCCGAGCCGTTCGGGAAGGAGAGAGACGCCGCCATCAAGAAGCTGGCCATGGAGGCCGGGGTGGAGGTCAACGTCAAGATATCGCACACCCTCTACGACCTGGACAAGTGaggaaatcacacacacacactcatgcaacAGTTCAGGGGTCATGGTTGTTCTCAGGAGGCGGGACATGATGTTTGAATTCACTTTAATTGGATAATTAATTGACCCTCCCCAGGATCATCGAGCTGAATGGCGGGCAGCCTCCTCTCACCTACAAGCGTTTCCAGACCCTGATCAGTCGCCTCGATCCTCCTGAGATGCCCGTGGAGACGCTGTCGGAATCCCTGATGGGGCGCTGCGTCACTCCCGTCTCCGATGACCACGGGGACAAGTACGGGGTCCCGTCCCTGGAGGAGCTGGGTGAGCATATGAAAATGCATGAAacagaaaatcacacacacacacctccattcACCTCATTTGCTCATTCATCCTGCCGCTTGAAAGGCACGGCTCCTCTAAAGCCTCACTATTGGATTACTCAGGTCACACATCCACCTGATTGGTCTCCTTCCAGATGTCGAGTTTCCATTCACAAAAAGGTTAACGCTCCGCTCATGTAGCCACCTGCCGGTGTTCAacctcaagaaaaaaaaaatctaaaagtgTCCGTGCACGTGTGCTGCGTCTTCACCAGACAAGCTGTTGTTTGTCCTTTTAATAACATGTTAACCCTCTTACACTTACACCGTCAAGATGCCGAGTTTTTCCATTCACACAGCTCTGCAGACAtctgccccccccacccccccgcaGACATCTGCAAAATTAACGATTGGACATTGGATAGATTCTGGACTAAGGAGTCGTCAAAGCAACACGCTTAGACGCAGCCTGATGTGATTTGTTGTAGTCATCAGCAGGTTGGAGCGCATGCTGACCGGCTGggtgaaatgatttgttgtatAAGATTTTAATCTGATGTACATGACATAACTGAGTCTCAGATTGTTGACACAACAAGTGCAGAAAGTGCAGAAAAGCAAAGAGATGATcgggatttttttgttttgtttttcaggcttTGACATTGAGGGTCTGCCTACAGCTGTGTGGCCGGGAGGAGAAACCGAGGCTCTGACGAGGATAGAGCGCCATCTGGAGAGAAAGGTCGGTACTACAGCTCACCAAAACCCCAAACACAGCACGGTGCAAAAGTCCAAATGACACCCATCTTTATTAATCTGTCTCTTTATGAAGATACAAGCAGATCTGTTTGACCTGTTGCCCTTGCAATATTTTTTACCTTTGCAATACATCTGTGCAATACATAAGGGATGATGCCCGATGATGGACTCTACTCTATCTCAATTAAacgcctgtgtgtctgtccgtctCTTCTTTTTGCAGGCTTGGGTGGCCAATTTCGAGCGCCCCAGGATGAACGCCAACTCGCTGCTGGCCAGCCCGACAGGCCTCAGCCCCTACCTGCGCTTCGGCTGCCTCTCCTGTCGCCTCTTCTACTTCAAGCTCACCGATCTGTACCGAAAGGTTAGAGTAGCTATTTGTCTGGAAAAATAGTCGCTCGCAAACCTCCTCTCAGCATGACAGATAAAATTGTGGTAGGAATGATCTCGGCATGTTTTTAAACCGCttaacaaaatgtgcaaaggaATATTTATGTATGGTAAGAATCAAGTCAGAGCCTAAAGAGCTCTTTTCCCCTCAAAGGAAACggcaaaaattaaaagtttgaatctttttttatttggagaTGACGGGATAACTAAGTTGAGATCTCTAGAAAATTAGAGACGAGACCGATCCGATCGTAAATCTGTATCAGGTCAGATATTGATGTAGTTTACATATCAGATATCAGACTGACAGCGCCGATCCAAGTCACAGATTAAGAACGATCGTTggtcacaatttttttttgttttgcataaatctcttaaacaactccagctctcctcaaaaaatataaaatattgagtaattatcaggaatttaaccctttaaatgccagtttgattacatgattctggcattttaagggttaaattcctgataattattatcaaatagtgatgcatgagggttaaacaTTCTCAACTCAGAACAGcaagaagtaaataaaaaaagggagggTATGGCATTTATTAGGAAGTAAAGATGATATTACTGACggacataaacaaacatatttgacctttgacctctgtaGTTTGAAGTTTGGTTCATCACCGGGTGTTTTAACGATCTTTCCTGCGTTGGTTTCTTCCAGGTGAAAAAGAACAGCTcccctccgctctctctctacGGCCAGCTGCTGTGGCGGGAGTTCTTCTACACGGCGGCGACCAACAACCCGCGCTTCGACAAGATGGAGGGCAACCCCATCTGCGTCCGCATCCCCTGGGACAAGAACCCCGAGGCGCTCGCCAAGTGGGCCGAAGCCAAGACGGGCTTCCCCTGGATAGACGCCATCATGACCCAGCTGAGGCAGGAGGGCTGGATCCACCACCTGGCCCGGCACGCCGTGGCCTGCTTCCTCACCAGGGGGGACCTGTGGATCAGCTGGGAGGAAGGGATGAAGGTGAGGACGCGGGATTTTAACAGTGGAGGGCGAGGAGGGTCAAAATGTCTCCTGAAAGAAAGTCAGTCATTGGATGTATTTTTGTGTCTCAGGTCTTCGAGGAGCTGCTTCTAGACGCCGACTGGAGCGTGAACGCCGGCAGCTGGATGTGGCTGTCCTGCAGTTCATTCTTCCAGCAGTTTTTCCACTGCTACTGCCCCGTGGGCTTCGGCCGGCGCACCGACCCCAATGGGGACTTCATTAGGTGGGTACCTTTCCTCACATCGCCCATTGGTGACCCACCACCTGGATGGCacccttcctccctctgtctctctggagTACTCACATGTAAGGGGACACATAGGGGGCGCAAAGAGAACCAAATCCAAATACAGAATTAGAGCGGGGTCGCCACTGAGGACAGGTTCAAAAGGGGGGGGCCGAGGGAGGAACCAGACATTTAggggtcaagaccaagaccaaggcagggcgagaccaagacaagaccaagacatttagggatccagaccgagtcaagaccaagacatttagggatccagacgagtcaagaccaagacatttagggatccagaccgagtcaagaccaagacatttagagatccagaccgagtcaagaccaagacatttagggatccagaccgagtcaagaccaagacatttagggatccagaccgagtcaagaccaagacatttagagatccagaccgagtcaagaccaagaccaaggcagggcgagaccgagtcaagactcAGACCGAGACCAAAGCAggacaagatcaagaccaagacatttagggatccagaccgagtcaagaccaagacatttagggatccagaccgagacaagaccaagacatttagagatccagaccgagtcaagaccaagaccaaggcagggcgagaccgagtcaagactcAGACCGAGACCAAAGCAGGACAAgatcaagacatttaggaatcaagaccaagacaagaccaaggcagaccgagtaaaaatgctttcgattccaagatgagactgagaccttcaaaaagcgGTCTCGAGACCaaagaccgatttcgagtactacaacactaaagCAGAATCTTTCAGGGAAAGTCTTCATATATTCAGGTAGCCTCTTATTAGTTCTTACAGAATAAACACTTCAATGGGAAAATACTAGAAATGGGAAAACAACCAAGAGGCACACACAGGTCATAAACAAGGACACATAACccgagacagggagagagatggagggatcaAGGTGGACCACCAGGTCTTTGGGTAAGTGAAAGACAAAGAACATTCGTCCTTCcgtcttctccttttttttatttgtattttttttacctgtccGTCCATGTTCCTTTCTGTTTAAACTTCAGCACTTTAGCTTTTTGGAATCAGGCATGTCTTGTTGTAATCTCACACAGTATGATTCTTTgcgtacctttttttttttttgtgtgtgtctgtgaatgtcCCTTTTGGTGATTGTGTGCGCGTGCAGTCCTCTTTTTTAATTCACATATTTATTGTTGCCAGCAGATGATTTTTAAGCTACACAAGCCTAGATGaattcttctctttctctcggtgtggctctgtgtttgtaatttttggctcatctgttttttttggggggggggattggggGAAGAGTTCAGCTATCCCTCTCTCCCCTTTTGTAGATTGTAGTTGATTGCTTTTAAGTTGATTGGCCGTGCCCACGCCCCCACCCACCCTATCCCCCGCCCCCACCATCCAGGTGCAGCCTGGCCAGGGCTGCACCTGGATGGAAGTCGGGGGGGAACGAGATGATAAAATTGGTGGTGGTGTGCTTTTTTACTTGTCTGTGAGACCCTGAGGGACGGGGGGGGGCCCCAGCAGCACCCTCTGGGTAGGTTTGTGACTCGGTGGCGTCTC
Coding sequences within it:
- the LOC132990185 gene encoding cryptochrome-1-like; translated protein: MAPNSIHWFRKGLRLHDNPALQEAVKGAGTVRCVYFLDPWFAGSSNVGVNRWRFLLQCLEDLDASLRKLNSRLFVIRGQPANVFPRLFKEWKISRLTFEYDSEPFGKERDAAIKKLAMEAGVEVNVKISHTLYDLDKIIELNGGQPPLTYKRFQTLISRLDPPEMPVETLSESLMGRCVTPVSDDHGDKYGVPSLEELGFDIEGLPTAVWPGGETEALTRIERHLERKAWVANFERPRMNANSLLASPTGLSPYLRFGCLSCRLFYFKLTDLYRKVKKNSSPPLSLYGQLLWREFFYTAATNNPRFDKMEGNPICVRIPWDKNPEALAKWAEAKTGFPWIDAIMTQLRQEGWIHHLARHAVACFLTRGDLWISWEEGMKVFEELLLDADWSVNAGSWMWLSCSSFFQQFFHCYCPVGFGRRTDPNGDFIRRYLPILRGFPAKYIYDPWNAPESVQAAAKCIIGVHYPKPMVHHAEASRLNIERMKQIYQQLSRYRGLGLLASVPSTNGNGNGGMMAYSPGEQQPGTNNNNNNNSSHLPGGSSGNSVATANGSGSILLNFDNEEHTGPSSAAQQQRLQALPQQQQQQQQQQQQHQQQHQQQQQHQQHGYHSVPDASQTVTNSRLYHEFAVPQHPGLLLHTRSGITGKRERESEREGSGEKDHTTSCSVHKMRRQSAETT